A region of Paramormyrops kingsleyae isolate MSU_618 chromosome 17, PKINGS_0.4, whole genome shotgun sequence DNA encodes the following proteins:
- the gab2 gene encoding GRB2-associated-binding protein 2 isoform X2: MSGGEIVCQGWLRKSPPEKKLRRYAWKKRWFVLRSGRMSGDLNALEYYKNDHSKKPIRVIDLDCCEQVDAGLTFKRKDFQDSFVFDIRTSDRTFYLVAETEEEMNKWVRAICQLCGFNQAEENYDGGRTVAGASHTPRSLAAELGAPFSSLIGDRKSTLPAHSSQPVLFTFDIPALHVQGPLSNSVPQDYLFLHQCMSRKSESARSASFSQATRGSLLSGSDSPSQRVSRGFPHCLNGTGAQTHGFYSLPKPGRHPSRASTTQPESPRDSCCDVAKGPSWDWGGSEVYTFKTPNNALAASLCADGDPPPDNRHPPTPPSSFYQTPRTFDKNHNAVSVSDGPAAPPPRPPKPGQRAEQCRAGSGAPAVEATSVGPRRNTLPAVENIRLHRGSSFENSEHPPRQIYFASAGQSAESVNEILCPYLQRPGLPLKRSDSSDSDDNYVPMNPGSGASPSFGALPDSPQNVYIPMSPRPHHFDFPSFSATLPARKGSSASLCQRPGRLSDVTPPPINRNLKPDRRARPVPLDLRSSSIIDELPFKSPVTLSWTRPVPVASTVCRPSSTQSVTSTDSADSEENYVAMNPTSASPAASGTGSPAPRKSGNVDYLALDFQAGSPNPHRKPSTSSVSLDEKVDYVQVDKEKTQALQSTMQEWTDVRQSSEPTKGLKS, encoded by the exons GCCTGGAAGAAGCGGTGGTTTGTCCTCCGTAGCGGCCGCATGAGCGGCGACCTGAATGCCCTGGAGTATTACAAGAACGACCACTCGAAGAAGCCCATCCGCGTCATCGACCTGGACTGCTGCGAGCAGGTGGACGCTGGGCTCACCTTCAAGCGTAAGGACTTCCAGGACAGCTTCGTCTTCGACATCAGGACCTCGGACCGCACCTTCTACCTGGTGGCTGAGACGGAGGAGGAGATGAACAAGTGGGTTAGGGCCATCTGTCAGCTCTGTGGCTTCAACCAGGCCGAGGAGAACTATG acgGCGGCAGGACCGTGGCCGGAGCCTCCCACACACCGCGTTCGCTGGCTGCCGAGCTGGGCGCCCCGTTCAGCTCTCTGATTGGTGACCGCAAGTCCACGTTGCCCGCTCACTCCAGCCAGCCTGTCCTGTTCACCTTCGACATCCCCGCGCTGCACGTCCAGGGCCCCCTGTCCAACAGCGTCCCCCAGGACTACCTGTTCCTGCACCAGTGCATGAGCAGGAAGTCTGAGAGCGCTCG GAGTGCCAGCTTCTCCCAGGCCACCCGGGGCAGCCTCCTATCGGGCAGTGACTCTCCCTCGCAGAGGGTCTCTCGCGGCTTCCCCCACTGCCTGAACGGCACCGGCGCCCAGACTCACGGCTTCTACAGCCTGCCTAAACCGGGCCGCCACCCCAGCCGAGCCTCTACGACGCAGCCCGAGAGCCCGCGGGACTCCTGTTGCGACGTGGCCAAAGGCCCCAGCTGGGACTGGGGGGGCTCGGAGGTGTACACCTTTAAGACCCCCAACAACGCGCTGGCCGCGTCTCTCTGTGCTGACGGGGACCCGCCCCCTGATAAccgacacccccccacccctcccagctccttctACCAGACCCCCCGCACCTTCGACAAGAATCACAACGCTGTGTCGGTCTCCGACGGCccggctgccccccctccccggccccCCAAGCCCGGCCAGCGGGCCGAACAGTGCCGGGCCGGCTCGGGAGCTCCCGCCGTTGAGGCTACGTCCGTCGGCCCTCGTCGAAACACACTTCCTGCCGTGGAGAACATCAGGCTTCACAGAG GCTCCTCCTTCGAGAACAGCGAGCACCCGCCGCGGCAGATCTACTTTGCCAGCGCCGGTCAGTCGGCCGAGTCCGTCAACGAGATCCTCTGCCCGTACCTG CAGCGGCCGGGGCTGCCCCTCAAGCGCTCCGACAGCAGTGATTCGGATGATAACTACGTGCCCATGAACCCGGGTTCGGGGGCGTCGCCCTCCTTCGGCGCCCTACCTGACAGCCCGCAGAACGTCTACATCCCCATGAGTCCCAGGCCGCACCACTTCGACTTCCCGAGCTTTTCCGCCACGCTGCCGGCACGGAAGGGCAGCTCAGCCTCGCTCTGCCAGCGGCCGGGCCGCCTGAGCGACGTGACCCCGCCCCCCATCAACCGCAACCTCAAGCCTGACAGGAGGG CGCGCCCCGTCCCGCTCGACCtgcgcagcagcagcatcatcGACGAGCTGCCCTTTAAGAGCCCCGTCACCCTGTCCTGGACCCGGCCTGT gcCCGTCGCCAGCACGGTGTGCCGGCCCTCATCCACCCAGAGCGTCACCAGCACCGACTCCGCGGACAGCGAGGAGAACTACGTGGCGATG AACCCAACGTCTGCGTCCCCGGCGGCCAGTGGCACCGGCAGTCCAGCCCCCAGGAAGAGCGGCAACGTGGACTACCTGGCTCTGGACTTCCAGGCCGGCTCCCCGAACCCACACAGGAAG CCGTCCACATCCTCCGTGTCCCTGGACGAGAAGGTGGATTACGTACAGGTGGACAAAGAGAAGACTCAGGCCCTCCAGAGCACCATGCAAGAGTGGACGGATGTCCGGCAGTCCTCCGAGCCCACGAAGGGCCTAAAGTCCTGA
- the gab2 gene encoding GRB2-associated-binding protein 2 isoform X3, with translation MSGGEIVCQGWLRKSPPEKKLRRYAWKKRWFVLRSGRMSGDLNALEYYKNDHSKKPIRVIDLDCCEQVDAGLTFKRKDFQDSFVFDIRTSDRTFYLVAETEEEMNKWVRAICQLCGFNQAEENYDGGRTVAGASHTPRSLAAELGAPFSSLIGDRKSTLPAHSSQPVLFTFDIPALHVQGPLSNSVPQDYLFLHQCMSRKSESARSASFSQATRGSLLSGSDSPSQRVSRGFPHCLNGTGAQTHGFYSLPKPGRHPSRASTTQPESPRDSCCDVAKGPSWDWGGSEVYTFKTPNNALAASLCADGDPPPDNRHPPTPPSSFYQTPRTFDKNHNAVSVSDGPAAPPPRPPKPGQRAEQCRAGSGAPAVEATSVGPRRNTLPAVENIRLHRGSSFENSEHPPRQIYFASAGQSAESVNEILCPYLRPGLPLKRSDSSDSDDNYVPMNPGSGASPSFGALPDSPQNVYIPMSPRPHHFDFPSFSATLPARKGSSASLCQRPGRLSDVTPPPINRNLKPDRRARPVPLDLRSSSIIDELPFKSPVTLSWTRPVPVASTVCRPSSTQSVTSTDSADSEENYVAMQNPTSASPAASGTGSPAPRKSGNVDYLALDFQAGSPNPHRKPSTSSVSLDEKVDYVQVDKEKTQALQSTMQEWTDVRQSSEPTKGLKS, from the exons GCCTGGAAGAAGCGGTGGTTTGTCCTCCGTAGCGGCCGCATGAGCGGCGACCTGAATGCCCTGGAGTATTACAAGAACGACCACTCGAAGAAGCCCATCCGCGTCATCGACCTGGACTGCTGCGAGCAGGTGGACGCTGGGCTCACCTTCAAGCGTAAGGACTTCCAGGACAGCTTCGTCTTCGACATCAGGACCTCGGACCGCACCTTCTACCTGGTGGCTGAGACGGAGGAGGAGATGAACAAGTGGGTTAGGGCCATCTGTCAGCTCTGTGGCTTCAACCAGGCCGAGGAGAACTATG acgGCGGCAGGACCGTGGCCGGAGCCTCCCACACACCGCGTTCGCTGGCTGCCGAGCTGGGCGCCCCGTTCAGCTCTCTGATTGGTGACCGCAAGTCCACGTTGCCCGCTCACTCCAGCCAGCCTGTCCTGTTCACCTTCGACATCCCCGCGCTGCACGTCCAGGGCCCCCTGTCCAACAGCGTCCCCCAGGACTACCTGTTCCTGCACCAGTGCATGAGCAGGAAGTCTGAGAGCGCTCG GAGTGCCAGCTTCTCCCAGGCCACCCGGGGCAGCCTCCTATCGGGCAGTGACTCTCCCTCGCAGAGGGTCTCTCGCGGCTTCCCCCACTGCCTGAACGGCACCGGCGCCCAGACTCACGGCTTCTACAGCCTGCCTAAACCGGGCCGCCACCCCAGCCGAGCCTCTACGACGCAGCCCGAGAGCCCGCGGGACTCCTGTTGCGACGTGGCCAAAGGCCCCAGCTGGGACTGGGGGGGCTCGGAGGTGTACACCTTTAAGACCCCCAACAACGCGCTGGCCGCGTCTCTCTGTGCTGACGGGGACCCGCCCCCTGATAAccgacacccccccacccctcccagctccttctACCAGACCCCCCGCACCTTCGACAAGAATCACAACGCTGTGTCGGTCTCCGACGGCccggctgccccccctccccggccccCCAAGCCCGGCCAGCGGGCCGAACAGTGCCGGGCCGGCTCGGGAGCTCCCGCCGTTGAGGCTACGTCCGTCGGCCCTCGTCGAAACACACTTCCTGCCGTGGAGAACATCAGGCTTCACAGAG GCTCCTCCTTCGAGAACAGCGAGCACCCGCCGCGGCAGATCTACTTTGCCAGCGCCGGTCAGTCGGCCGAGTCCGTCAACGAGATCCTCTGCCCGTACCTG CGGCCGGGGCTGCCCCTCAAGCGCTCCGACAGCAGTGATTCGGATGATAACTACGTGCCCATGAACCCGGGTTCGGGGGCGTCGCCCTCCTTCGGCGCCCTACCTGACAGCCCGCAGAACGTCTACATCCCCATGAGTCCCAGGCCGCACCACTTCGACTTCCCGAGCTTTTCCGCCACGCTGCCGGCACGGAAGGGCAGCTCAGCCTCGCTCTGCCAGCGGCCGGGCCGCCTGAGCGACGTGACCCCGCCCCCCATCAACCGCAACCTCAAGCCTGACAGGAGGG CGCGCCCCGTCCCGCTCGACCtgcgcagcagcagcatcatcGACGAGCTGCCCTTTAAGAGCCCCGTCACCCTGTCCTGGACCCGGCCTGT gcCCGTCGCCAGCACGGTGTGCCGGCCCTCATCCACCCAGAGCGTCACCAGCACCGACTCCGCGGACAGCGAGGAGAACTACGTGGCGATG CAGAACCCAACGTCTGCGTCCCCGGCGGCCAGTGGCACCGGCAGTCCAGCCCCCAGGAAGAGCGGCAACGTGGACTACCTGGCTCTGGACTTCCAGGCCGGCTCCCCGAACCCACACAGGAAG CCGTCCACATCCTCCGTGTCCCTGGACGAGAAGGTGGATTACGTACAGGTGGACAAAGAGAAGACTCAGGCCCTCCAGAGCACCATGCAAGAGTGGACGGATGTCCGGCAGTCCTCCGAGCCCACGAAGGGCCTAAAGTCCTGA
- the gab2 gene encoding GRB2-associated-binding protein 2 isoform X1: protein MSGGEIVCQGWLRKSPPEKKLRRYAWKKRWFVLRSGRMSGDLNALEYYKNDHSKKPIRVIDLDCCEQVDAGLTFKRKDFQDSFVFDIRTSDRTFYLVAETEEEMNKWVRAICQLCGFNQAEENYDGGRTVAGASHTPRSLAAELGAPFSSLIGDRKSTLPAHSSQPVLFTFDIPALHVQGPLSNSVPQDYLFLHQCMSRKSESARSASFSQATRGSLLSGSDSPSQRVSRGFPHCLNGTGAQTHGFYSLPKPGRHPSRASTTQPESPRDSCCDVAKGPSWDWGGSEVYTFKTPNNALAASLCADGDPPPDNRHPPTPPSSFYQTPRTFDKNHNAVSVSDGPAAPPPRPPKPGQRAEQCRAGSGAPAVEATSVGPRRNTLPAVENIRLHRGSSFENSEHPPRQIYFASAGQSAESVNEILCPYLQRPGLPLKRSDSSDSDDNYVPMNPGSGASPSFGALPDSPQNVYIPMSPRPHHFDFPSFSATLPARKGSSASLCQRPGRLSDVTPPPINRNLKPDRRARPVPLDLRSSSIIDELPFKSPVTLSWTRPVPVASTVCRPSSTQSVTSTDSADSEENYVAMQNPTSASPAASGTGSPAPRKSGNVDYLALDFQAGSPNPHRKPSTSSVSLDEKVDYVQVDKEKTQALQSTMQEWTDVRQSSEPTKGLKS, encoded by the exons GCCTGGAAGAAGCGGTGGTTTGTCCTCCGTAGCGGCCGCATGAGCGGCGACCTGAATGCCCTGGAGTATTACAAGAACGACCACTCGAAGAAGCCCATCCGCGTCATCGACCTGGACTGCTGCGAGCAGGTGGACGCTGGGCTCACCTTCAAGCGTAAGGACTTCCAGGACAGCTTCGTCTTCGACATCAGGACCTCGGACCGCACCTTCTACCTGGTGGCTGAGACGGAGGAGGAGATGAACAAGTGGGTTAGGGCCATCTGTCAGCTCTGTGGCTTCAACCAGGCCGAGGAGAACTATG acgGCGGCAGGACCGTGGCCGGAGCCTCCCACACACCGCGTTCGCTGGCTGCCGAGCTGGGCGCCCCGTTCAGCTCTCTGATTGGTGACCGCAAGTCCACGTTGCCCGCTCACTCCAGCCAGCCTGTCCTGTTCACCTTCGACATCCCCGCGCTGCACGTCCAGGGCCCCCTGTCCAACAGCGTCCCCCAGGACTACCTGTTCCTGCACCAGTGCATGAGCAGGAAGTCTGAGAGCGCTCG GAGTGCCAGCTTCTCCCAGGCCACCCGGGGCAGCCTCCTATCGGGCAGTGACTCTCCCTCGCAGAGGGTCTCTCGCGGCTTCCCCCACTGCCTGAACGGCACCGGCGCCCAGACTCACGGCTTCTACAGCCTGCCTAAACCGGGCCGCCACCCCAGCCGAGCCTCTACGACGCAGCCCGAGAGCCCGCGGGACTCCTGTTGCGACGTGGCCAAAGGCCCCAGCTGGGACTGGGGGGGCTCGGAGGTGTACACCTTTAAGACCCCCAACAACGCGCTGGCCGCGTCTCTCTGTGCTGACGGGGACCCGCCCCCTGATAAccgacacccccccacccctcccagctccttctACCAGACCCCCCGCACCTTCGACAAGAATCACAACGCTGTGTCGGTCTCCGACGGCccggctgccccccctccccggccccCCAAGCCCGGCCAGCGGGCCGAACAGTGCCGGGCCGGCTCGGGAGCTCCCGCCGTTGAGGCTACGTCCGTCGGCCCTCGTCGAAACACACTTCCTGCCGTGGAGAACATCAGGCTTCACAGAG GCTCCTCCTTCGAGAACAGCGAGCACCCGCCGCGGCAGATCTACTTTGCCAGCGCCGGTCAGTCGGCCGAGTCCGTCAACGAGATCCTCTGCCCGTACCTG CAGCGGCCGGGGCTGCCCCTCAAGCGCTCCGACAGCAGTGATTCGGATGATAACTACGTGCCCATGAACCCGGGTTCGGGGGCGTCGCCCTCCTTCGGCGCCCTACCTGACAGCCCGCAGAACGTCTACATCCCCATGAGTCCCAGGCCGCACCACTTCGACTTCCCGAGCTTTTCCGCCACGCTGCCGGCACGGAAGGGCAGCTCAGCCTCGCTCTGCCAGCGGCCGGGCCGCCTGAGCGACGTGACCCCGCCCCCCATCAACCGCAACCTCAAGCCTGACAGGAGGG CGCGCCCCGTCCCGCTCGACCtgcgcagcagcagcatcatcGACGAGCTGCCCTTTAAGAGCCCCGTCACCCTGTCCTGGACCCGGCCTGT gcCCGTCGCCAGCACGGTGTGCCGGCCCTCATCCACCCAGAGCGTCACCAGCACCGACTCCGCGGACAGCGAGGAGAACTACGTGGCGATG CAGAACCCAACGTCTGCGTCCCCGGCGGCCAGTGGCACCGGCAGTCCAGCCCCCAGGAAGAGCGGCAACGTGGACTACCTGGCTCTGGACTTCCAGGCCGGCTCCCCGAACCCACACAGGAAG CCGTCCACATCCTCCGTGTCCCTGGACGAGAAGGTGGATTACGTACAGGTGGACAAAGAGAAGACTCAGGCCCTCCAGAGCACCATGCAAGAGTGGACGGATGTCCGGCAGTCCTCCGAGCCCACGAAGGGCCTAAAGTCCTGA